The following is a genomic window from Benincasa hispida cultivar B227 chromosome 7, ASM972705v1, whole genome shotgun sequence.
AGctcttttgataattttttggAACTCATTATCTTTCATCCTGTGAGTCGATGTAAATGTACTCCTTTTAATTCATGCACCCTTTCTTCCCTTTTGACCAATTGGAGATCGCTTTTGTAACTCAATTGGCTTGGGCTTTGGCCCATTTTTgtaaatttcatacatcaatgaattttttttttatttctttttataaaataaaaaaagagagagaactcAACCTTTTTCAACTTTGGACATATAAAAGCTTCTCCGGttaagtcattttttttttaacattttataaTGGATTTTGATGTCTGAGGatgtttttttgttatttttatataatattcatTTTTGATAGTTCTCTTCAATGCTACAAGCATTTTGAAGTTGCAAGGACCAATACCTCTTCTTGGTGTTCTCTTTctaaattatatgttaatttttctattcaagatatatatatgaattggaatgcttttcattttctctatttaGTTTTTCTCTGGATGTCTTGAACTTTTTTGTTTCATTGTCATTGTATTTTGCGCAATAGTCCCTTTTCAtcatattcttttaaaaaaatatattcattttctttttaaaactcgaAGACATGTTTTTTGGGAGAAATAGAATGATATAGTAGGATTAAAGTCAATTAGGGTATCTTGGttaaattcttaattaattaggatTAAGATTAGTTTCCTTCAATGAATAGGATTGGGATTAAGATTAGTTTTCTTGAttgattaggattaggattaatttccttgattaattaagtttagGATTAGTATGCTTTCCAATTCTCAATAAATAGAGGCATTGTCTTCTTGTATcgataattttttattcataataaaaacTTTGATTTTATTCTTAGAGATTTATGTCCTTTTATCCTTTAGGCTATATCAGAGAACCTAATTATAATACAGAGATATGGCTCAATCTGTACGTAAAATAATGTGGATACAACAACTCTTGATTGAGTTAGGCTTCAATATTACAGTTCTAACCACATTGTGGTGTGACAATCAAGCTACTCTTCATATTGCATCCAACCTACTATTTCATGAGCAAACTAAACATATTGAGATTATCATTTTGTTCGtgagaaaatacaaaaatgttTAGTGTCTACTTAGTAGAAGACTAGAAAGTTGTTCAATATTACAATTCCACCAAGTTGTGGTGTGACAACCACGTTATTATTCATATTGCATCCAATTTAGTATTTCATGTGcgaactaaacatattgaaattGTCATTTTGTTCGTGAGACAATACAAAAAGGTTTGGTGTTTACTAAATatgtgaagactggagagaaaTTAGGAGATATTTTCACGAAGGTTTTAAATGGAGTTCAAATTGATCACCTTTTGTAACAAGTTGGGCAAGATGAACATGTATGCTTCAGCTTGAGGAGTGTTACAGTATATATGTGTAACTATAGGAGCTTATTAGTCTTTTGTcatttattgtaattttacTATTCTTAGTCTAAGTCTTTCATGTATGCCTATACGTATGGAACTCTAATGTTTAGAACGAGTATGACTCTTCTGTATTTTGGTCTCATAATAACGAATGAGTCATTGGTGGATATTTATTACTGTGGTAGATGGTTAATTAGTTGGTAAGAGATTTAATAAGAAAGCACTCTACCCTTCCTGTCCTCTCTAGCAGGGACAACGATTTAAAACCACCCAAATGCTGTCAAATTTGGCTACTTCTGCGAAGAATCCCTTCTGATTATCTTCTCCACCATCTGAACTTTCAATCTGAattcttgggcatatagttgATCAAGGGTGTGTGCTAAAGTTCTACGAAACAATCGATCAACCAAAGTATGGAGCTTAGGATAGAGATGAAGTACGGTTTTTCATCATTTCTGTGAGTTTTGTTTCCTTGGTATGTGGTTGGTTTCAATGGAATATTGTTTCCGCTCTATTGTAGAAAAGAAAGGGTTTGTTTGGATGCTCAAGGTGGTTGAGGTCGAGGCTGGGGAAGGAGGGTGGGGAGAGAAAGGGGACATGGTGTCCTACCCAAAGGTAGTATCTTGAGTTTcacatatatttcaaaaatcCAATAGGCGCTATAGCATGGTAACTCATCACTACTTAAAAGTAGAAATACAACCATACTCAGAAAAATTTCCTCATGAAGCCCAAACATTTAAAGGGGACGGTGAAAGATATGCGAAGATAGCAAACATGTCATACCAATTCCAACAATAATAGGAAGACCTTTGTTCTCCAATAACGCCTGAAACAAGAACAAACCTGCACTTACTACGGAGAATTATATGAAGAGTGCTCAACTGTTCTCTATCAACTCACATAGCATTACTACCTGAATCGCTTGAACAGCTAAAAGCAAACCTCTGTCAAGGTCACATGAATCCGGCATTGGAGCAAGCCTCAAAGAGTCCCTGAAAGAGGCGGGATCTGTGGTTGCTTCATGAGAGTAATCTAAACATGTAACATTCTAATAGATCACACATATAAAATTggttatataaatgttaaagAAATATACCAGTCGCTAAACTATCAGACTGAGGTGGGCTAATAAATTGCCACGTTGCAACTACTGGTTCCATTTGAGATTTTGTTGGAGATCGGGTCCACGGCTGAGAAAGATCCTCAAGTCGAGAAACAGGATTTGAAGCAACACGGATAGGCCTGGGAGCAATGATAACCTTTTCTTGGTTACTAGCCAGAGATGTATTTGGTAGAAGTGGAGGTGTATTTAATCGTGGTACACCTGCAGGTGAGGTtagtaaacaacaaaccaaaatttagaaaattacaAGAAACACTAGATTCTAAAGGGATGAACAAGTACCAAGcctatagaaaaaaaaaaaaaaaaaaaaaaaaaaaaaaaaNaaaaaaaaaaaaagagaaatcagAGAGATAAATCTGAAAATGAAAGTGAGGGAGgagaaggaaagaagaaagaaaagccaCCCCAAAAAATCAGAGAAAGCAAGATAAATCTGAAAATGAAAGACAGGGAGGAGAggtaaagaagaaagaaaaggacaTCAGAGCAAGGAATACTAGAGTCCAAAGTTGAAGCGTCATCCAACCTTTTCTTTCAAGAATCATCTCCAGATAAGACTTTGTAATccaagatgctctgatacccaTCCTCAACACTTCTTCTCCAACTGTCTAAAAAGGAAAGGAGAAAACAAAGGAGCAGGGATGAAATGAAAAACATGTTCAACATCATTGAACAAGTACAACTTGCCACTTCTAATCCTTCATAGAGCAGTTCACGCAAAAGAAAGTCAATAAATGTAGCAAGAAATATTTTACCATGAAAAAGGAATGACATAGATGCAATAGCTAGCAAATACATTCTTCAACTtcaagaaaattagaaaataggTATTCGAGGAATGAAGACTAGAGTGAAAACTGAAATCATCAACCGAAACCAAAAATAACTATTTCCAAATGAAAAGAACAGAAGTGGGAAAAGAAATTGTAAGAAAGGTAATTTGGGATAACAATTGGACATAGGCCTGGAAAGGATGATATACCATGGAACGGAATCCCTTCCATCAAGAAAAAAACCACATTCTCACTAGGTCGAGTACCTCAAGAAGCAAATAAGTTTATGACGAGGATATAAACTCAACAatgaaaaatcttaaatttcatTTATGATATGAAACATACAAAAAGACTTGAATTTCatctcaacataaaagactaaCACATATTAGAGAGACCATGGTCCTAATCTGAAAATTGTATGAACAGTCTCAAATCACAGGAAAACAAGGGGAACATACCAAAACTAATAGCCTTcaaggaaaaatatatataagttgAAGGATAAATCAGTGCCTACTTTTCTATTTGAGCTTCGAAGCACCATGAATGTCTCACCAAGAGAATCAATTGTTTCAAGTGACACAGAAACATTGCCCTTATTTACGAATATAGATGCCCTTTTATAACCAACCACCACTGTATAGCCCAAGTCCAGCAATCCACCTAAAGTCATCCGTCCAACCTGCTCCAAAGTAAGATAGAAAACAAGTAAAATCAACTGAAATTGGAATCCATCAATGGATAACagaaaaataatgtatcaaaagaTGATAACTTCTAAAACAAAGTCAActaacataattttaaaataatgaaatgctAAACCGTAAACACTATATGACACTAACTGACTAATATATAGGAAGGGCTCTGCATTTTACATGCTCATCCTcacaagaaagaaaagaattctTTCGCAAAATTTTATTGGGGCCTTTTTGAGATCTACAACTCTCGAATATTCAATGAAAAGGAACCAGAGCCTCAATCTTTTCTTACATCTATTATTTACTCATCTCTCAACTGGTGCAACGCCATTTTGTTAAATTTTCCACACAATTGGTGTAAAGTGAGTTCgccatttcataatttttttcctcACAATTGGTATAGAGTTCACCTTTTTGTAATTATCACTTTACAAATCCCATGACCAATTATAAAAGCTTTTTGAAATCCGTTAGATAGAACATCCCCTTTTGTAATTTATCATATCAATTAAATGTATGTGtcctataaaaaataataacaaaataaacaaaaggcTCCAAGGTTCAATAATTTTAAACCACACCATGAACATTTAGAAACCATACTCTCCTCAAGGTCAAACCTCCAACTCATTGCATAAAATGTCCCATCTAGGAAGTCCCCTGAAAATGTATTCCCTTTTTAccataattttctttctttttttctttcttttttttatatctgTGAGTGTCTAGGCTAGCATACGCACACCTCGACTAATATCACGGGacaaccctttttttttttaccataatcAAAATTCCATATATAACTAATACAGAATACTTGCATTGTAGTTAAAACAAAAATGTCATGGCCACTAACAATTCCCAACAATATTAATGGACAAAAAGTAGCAGGAGTTTGCTAACTTCTATCAATTCCTACAGCAACAGTCTAGTGCTTCATCAGGAATTGATACGAACAATTTAGTGCTTCATCAAAATGGGGATTAGATATATTACCTCAAATTCAGCTTTAGGTCTGATAATAAAATTTTTGTCAACTATCCTCTGGTCACCAAGTGAGAGGTAGTACTTAATACCAGATTGTCGCACTTTAATCCAGTCATTTATACGTGCTTCTTCACTTGCAGATGGAGGCCTAAGATACATCTCAATAAAACTGAAATTTGAACAAAATTTATCACTGAGACCAACCTATATCGACAAGTAGATACTTGAAATAGTTTTACTGATTTACCTACTTGTCTGTATGCGTTTTATTTCCTTGAAAAGGATGGGCAGAATGTACATCTGGGAACTGTCAGAAAACAAGACATTTTAGTGcaagaaaataattgaaatagtTATCTACATGTGCTAACTATTACCCACATTGAGAGACTTCAAATCAAGACGAGGAAGTTTAATAACTCATAACAGTTTGTtatagggaaaaagaaaaaactcagCATATCCTTTTCTAGGATATTAGAAAGTACGAAGAATTTATGaagattttctattttataggaAACCAACCAATTTCATTTATGATATGAAGttagaaaaataacaataataataaataaataaaaagaaagtatTTGTCTACTAGACTATTCAAAGTTCTACTGTTCATCACGACCCATAGATTAAAAAGAAGTTCTAAAAAACTCTATTAAATTGAAGCCGAAGGATCTTCCTTGACAAATGGGTGGCCAAACATGACATGGGGAAACCCTTTAAGCTATATGGAACAGCCACATGCCAGCTTAAGGAGGAGACGGGAGTAAGGACTAGAACCTACTTGCTACCATATGAGAAAAATGTTACCTTCCATAGACACTGGATCGTCTGGATTGATGGTGATAGCAAAAAGGAAAGTCTATCCTTCAAAAAAATCCCATTAAACCAGGGATCCTTCAAAAACAAAGTGCGTTTTCCATTGCCAACTTTAGTTTTCATATACTAACCCAATGACTTCTGAAACTCAAATTGCCTTTACTTTTGGTATGCCAAGGGGAATGGTTGATCCATGTATGCTAATAATCACTTTTCTCCAAGGAGGTTCTTGCATAAACCTCCAACCCCATTTAGTAAGGAGAGCCAAATTTCTATGTTTCAAAGCACTATACCAAGACTACCATGGGAATGGGATTTGGAAGCTAATTGCCAATGCGCCAAATGGTTAATCTTACTACCATCCTTTCCTCCCAAAAAAAAGAACTCCTTAATACCGCTCTAACTCCAAGCTATCAGAAGATGGCATTAAAAATAAGGACATGCAGTATAATGGAAAGTAATCAAATCACCCCTAAACTTTACTATGGAAATCGTTGCAATTTCACCTACAAACTTCTAATTGAAAAACATAAACCCAATTGACCACTTCGATAAAGTTTTCTGTCAGTTGGTCTCTTTCCGTTAGTTAGGCCTTATATTGGATGAGTTTAGCAGCAAAGATTTCTGCGAATGGAGGAGAGAAAGGCAGTGTAGTTAAATGAGAGGGAGAGGACGAACCAGGTATGAATTTCCCCCTTTTGCAATAAATTATGGATCGTTTTTCTACTGCAATTCTGATTTCAAATTGCAAAAAAAAGCTATCTCAGGAGTGGTTCTACTATGTTTTTAATCTATTCAAGTCACCGGATCCTTCTTATTTTACTATACATCATCAGATTTCCAGtgaattttcaaattctttgattttttcACTTAGTAGCCAATATTGAAACTGAATTGTGGGAACATTTAAGTTTACTTTTGTCTTCAACACTGGTGTTGCAACGAAACACTATTGCTAATCCTGCTATCCATCCATCTGGCACATTAAAATANNNNNNNNNNNNNNNNNNNNNAAATTGATTGtcctataataataataaattatataaaaaaaaaaaaaaagctcccTTTTCCATAAAAGGCTCATTGTCATCTTCACAACTTCGTACTCCTTTTTTCCTTTGCTTCCCTGCAATTTCCTGTTCTTTTGTCTTTCTCTACCTTCGCCATTTACAGAGCTCTTTGGAATTTCTTCCTTGATAGGTTTagatttttttacttttcccaAAAACTTCTTCTAGAAACTCCTATATTTCGTGGAACATCAGTTGAGTAGGAAGTAAAAACCTCCATAGTGAAGCCTGGAATTGAACTTCTTAAAATTCTTTCATAACTGGTGGAACAATTTAACAAGCCCATGGACCTTATATTGTTTAAGAGATACCCCATAAGTATCAAAGAAAGAAGGGATATTGTATCCATGGGGAGGGCCACGTGTGAATTAAAGAGGTAAAGAATGAAGTTCCAGTAATCACAAGCAAAGGGGCAATTGGAAGACTTGAGTTGTTCCCTATCCTCGCAAAAAGAACACCAGTAATGAGAAAGAACGTGATAAGGCTTTTGGAAGGAAGTCATGCCTCAAGCCATAagtgatttaaaaataaataaataaagtttttaaaaatctttGGACATCATTTCTAACATACAAAAATAGGTAGTtagcaaaaataaaaatattagcACAGACCTCACTTCTACATTTCAGCTTGTATATTGCCTCCCTAAATGATGAGACAAAGCTGTTGTTAATTCTTATCTGCAATATTAAAACACATAAAAAGGTAAAGCTGAAGTTTCAGGTACAAAAACAGAGAAAAGGCGATAAACTAACCTGGGCATGATGAAGGTCTGGCTCTATGTGTTTTCTAAACAATGGGAAGATGCTATCAATAAGATAATCTAATGAACAGGAATCTCCAATATCATGCCGAACTTTGGAGAGAAGGTTAAAATGAACCCCACCAACCTAATTtgccaaaaataaataaatcaactaCTACTTCAACTAGCAAAAGAAGCCAAAAAAAGGCTACAGTCATGCCTGGAGCaaagttagttttttttagaaaagcatACAAAACTTTTCATTAAGGAAATGAGAGATTAATGCTCGGAGATACAAAAGGATACagacaaaaaaataaatcaaatcacAACAATGATGAAGAAAAACAAGGATACTTAAAGATATGAAATTATAAAGGAGTAATGAAAGCAAGCTTGCAACAGATAATGAATCTTATATCCCAACATTTCCTTTAAGTTTGAATGTTCTTATTAAAGATTCACGTGACCAATGTGATCCATGCAACCAATAGATTGGAAACTTTTCACACACAAAAATCctttttagaaataaagaatataataacaaattacCACTGCCACCCGAATATCTAGCAAAGAACGTAATTTTGCATGTAATGCATAGGTTCCATCAATGAttacctacaaaaaaaaaatgcaaagaaATCAGTCCACAAATCCACAAATCATAGAAGCTACAGTAATCACTACTTACCACCCCAGATGAAGCACTCTTTATTACTTTTGAACTGACCCGTTTCTTTAGATGAAAGTCAAAAACTGGGATCATGGTGTCTTTTCCATTTGTCAAATCCTGCAAGCCAGACATAGATAATGAGTGGAAAAGAAGGgacattttaaaacattatttttcACTGGAAACtactattaaaaattaactcaaCCAAATCAATGCTTTTGCTTTTTCGCAAGCTTTTACAAATTCAGCATGAATAGTGGAATGGAATTCAAAGTTCTGGGCAGTATAAAAAGTAAAGGTCCCTTGAAGAGCCAAGTAAAGAAGACAAAATAACCTCAAGATTCTGAACTAGAAGATCAAAGTCTATTGAATCCAAATCATTCCCctcatcgactccatctcgataGTTTTCCATTGATATAACATTACAGCCAATTACAGATGCCACTTTCTCTGCTAAGCTTCAACAAAACCACACAGCATGATATATCAGAGCAAATAAAGGGAGGCAAGTAACTCTAACCAATGCTTCTTATcaggaaggaaaagaaaaagtacATATATGTTATACCTGGTTTTACCAGAGCCGCTTGGACCACCAATGCCAACTGTTACAAGTCcatattttttctctctaagtTCTTGAATGGATTTCACTAATAGATAATATCCATGATCGAAAGACTGCATATGTCAATTTTGGAAATGATTAGCCTTATTCACAAGCTTTCTTCAGAGTGCATCACATACAGACGATTGAGCATAAATCCAAAGAACAAATCAAATGAATGttaaatgagcataactcagcTAGTTGAAGctccatttgataactatttggtttttgaaatagTTCATAAATACTACTGTCATCTATTGTAGTATTTTCCTGATTGAAATTATCTACTTTTAAGGATGTTTTCAAAAGccaagaaaaacataattttaaaatacttttttcttattttaaaatttagctaagaattcaagtgtttaattaGGAAAGATGAAAATTATAGTACCAAGTTATAAGAAAACAAGTCCAAATGTTATCATATTACATTTCACCTAAAAGGTTCAGGTTCAAATTTCTTCAActcaaacaaatacaaaaaagataaataataaataaataaacacaaCAGTTCATGTGAACGAGAAAATCAAAGCTACCAGATCACAATATGCTTTGCATGACGAAAATCATGAAGAAAAAACAGCATCAATTCAAGAATCCAATACAGCATTAAACCAGTGTACACAAACCCACacaataagaagaaaaaaaaaggggatTCAAATTTCTATATCGAAATTTACGAAGAATACGCAACACAAAAATACAATCAATTCAGAAATCCAAATCCAATCCGCTCGAGTCAGTAACAAAAGaaccaaaaaaaacaaaacagattTCAGGCGATTGATTGTACATACCACATGAAGAGGCAGCGATTGAAggatggaggaggaagaagtGGAAGTGGAGGGTTGTTTTTGGTAGAAATCCCTGCCTTCCTGAAGAACCCGCTGAACCACCTCGTCATCCATTTTCGTACGgcggaaaagaaaaagaaaaactcccCCGATTCTCAAATCGTCTGCAATTGCTTATACGAGGGGTTTGCGTGTTGAAGAAGCCAATCAAATTGAAGGATAGGAATGAATTCCAGATACAAGAAAGATGAGACGGACAACCGTAAAGATGAAAAAGGGATTTGGGTTCGTCATGATCTTCAAGCTTTACACCTTGCCTTGCAGTTCCGCTATTGAATCATTTCGAAGAATACGCCTACAATTCTGGGTTTTGCTTCCGCAGACATTGTCTGTATTGTATGATCAACTTTTTGTAAGCGGTAAAGCGTACAAATTTATCTCACATTTCGTACAAACTTTGCATAATAACATCGGCCTGTTTGGTGCCAATTGGTCCATTTGAAAATGAGATTTACtccaattcaaaaaaaaaaagaaaaaaagaagtgtTTTAAGATGTCAAATTTGATTGAAATTAGGAGTGTTCCAACTCGAATAACTCATATTACCCAACTCAAAATGTAAGAGCTGATTGTgcactacttatgaaagcgtgccttTGGGTTTGCCCCTTATGTTTATGCCTACAATGTCATTGTGCACTTGTATCCAGACACGAGGGTTAACAGATTACTGGGTGGGTCCAGTAGTGGGTCGCTTATTGAGTATActtatatactcatcctttttcattcatgtttttcaagtaaaggtagagataaACCGGCGAATGACAAAAGCGATCTATGACCTGGCATTTGGACGAGTTATTGCTTCCACACATAGTTTTCATTTACTAGTGTCTAATTTAGGAGATGGGCATTTAAAAACCTATGAATAttctttgatttcatttattgatttatttaattgttatttattttaaagttgggTCAGGGGTACCTCGAACGATATTTTCAagatttctttttattatttgagctttgtttaatgaaataaaaaaaatctctctattTAATTATTCTTCGAGAAATATGTTGTCAAGCCTATGCAAGCATAGAGTAGCGTCCTAGAAACATAATAGAAATATGGGTctttacagttggtatcagagcttaagttttaggttctgtagactgatTTACATCGTGAGTCCAAAATGTTTCTTATGGCCACAAACGGATCTCTCGTCATCACCAGGTATGTCCCTTAAGTTCTCTAGGGAACTATGTATGAAATTTTACCTGTTGTACAGTCGTTTTTTTACGGGTTTCCCTACTAGCGTTTTGTTAAAGTGTTTCATGTGATTATCAAGTATGGCACCACAAACTAGAGGAAGGGGCAGTCGAGGTAAAAATGTTATTGGGGAGCAGGACTGATGTACAAGACCCTGAGGTGCAAAGCCAAGAAATGTGGGACTCGCCGCCTCTTGACCCTTTTGGGTCAACCTGGCGAAGGGTTAGACCAAGAAGCGGGCCTCGAACTTCAACCGTGCCCCCAACAGGACCGTCTTCCTCAGAGATTCCAACAGAGTACACTACCATGGCTGCAGCAATTGAGAATGTCGTCAAACAAGCTGTAGTAGGGCAGCTAAAGGATATCGTGGCTGAGCAGTTAGCTCAGCACGCATAGTCGCAGCAGGTGCCACCCCTGGTACCACAAGTTCAGAACTAAGACAAGGCCTCGATTCAAACTGTGGCAAGCCCTTCCTTGGAGGCCGAATATCTACGGGACTTTAAGAAGTATGACCCTCCGACGTTTAATGGGTCCCTGAAAGACCCCACTAAAACAGAGTTATGGTTGTCCACTATGGAAGGGATTTTTCAGTACATGAAGTGCCCAAAATAGCATAAGTTGCAGTGACGGCCTTTGTTCTCGTTGATAATGCCAAGTGCTGGTGGCACTCAGCCGAAAgaatgatagaagctaatagGGGCCAAACAACGTAGGACAATTCAAAGAATGATTTTACGAGAAGTACTTCTCTGCTCACGTGAggtactgttggggttgatgccctaaagtctcgtgtcctgtagtttataaacagtttgtacaaacgcttgtgttgttaatatatgatatttacttcacatctttattttgctcagttgcttgttttatttgctttactataaaccaataaacataaaatccctggttatctatatgtgactcgagcatgtatgtggtgacatacaagtggatcatattttgagtgataaccaaaatgatctgtagtatatggatataggaaggaaaccttatcctagtaatgctacggatgcggtccgctttgtggaatggtcataagtgttgtgacttatcacaaatggtctgattctgatcattcgtgttggggacatacgagcaggggcatcctatacaaagagtttgcataagacccaACCaagaagtgttaatgtctcgttgtataacaccattcatgacagagactttacttcactaggatgaccataggtaacatgacctcaatcctgagtgagttgggaactcctgccattgagggc
Proteins encoded in this region:
- the LOC120081560 gene encoding uncharacterized protein LOC120081560 isoform X2; its protein translation is MDDEVVQRVLQEGRDFYQKQPSTSTSSSSILQSLPLHVSFDHGYYLLVKSIQELREKKYGLVTVGIGGPSGSGKTSLAEKVASVIGCNVISMENYRDGVDEGNDLDSIDFDLLVQNLEDLTNGKDTMIPVFDFHLKKRVSSKVIKSASSGVVIIDGTYALHAKLRSLLDIRVAVVGGVHFNLLSKVRHDIGDSCSLDYLIDSIFPLFRKHIEPDLHHAQIRINNSFVSSFREAIYKLKCRSEFPDVHSAHPFQGNKTHTDNFIEMYLRPPSASEEARINDWIKVRQSGIKYYLSLGDQRIVDKNFIIRPKAEFEVGRMTLGGLLDLGYTVVVGYKRASIFVNKGNVSVSLETIDSLGETFMVLRSSNRKTVGEEVLRMGIRASWITKSYLEMILERKGVPRLNTPPLLPNTSLASNQEKVIIAPRPIRVASNPVSRLEDLSQPWTRSPTKSQMEPVVATWQFISPPQSDSLATDPASFRDSLRLAPMPDSCDLDRGLLLAVQAIQALLENKGLPIIVGIGGPSGSGKTSLAHKMANIVGCEVISLESYYKSEQVKDFKYDDFSTLDLSLLSKNIDDMRNGRRTKVPLFDLETGARSGFKELQVSEDCGVIIFEGVYALHPDIRKSLDLWIAVVGGVHSHLISRVQRDKCKAGCFMSQNDIMMTVFPMFQQHIEPHLVHAHLKIRNDFDPVLSPESSLFVLKSNKQVAYQDILKLLESSKVCSSIQNFIDIYLRLPGIPSNGQLTESDCIRVRICEGRFALLIREPIREGNFIIQPKVDFDISISTVAGLLNLGYQAMAYIEASAYIYQDGKILIEVDHLQDAPCPYLQIKGVDKEAVAAAGSMLELNESYTTKSYLQIVLESLPVNRSSGLIHNHQAARLQELVEFIQSQGSSTASESSPSREASSPLEGIIEDMQSRIRRLERWLAINTVLWTFFVSALVGYSLYRTKRQ
- the LOC120081560 gene encoding uncharacterized protein LOC120081560 isoform X1, which translates into the protein MDDEVVQRVLQEGRDFYQKQPSTSTSSSSILQSLPLHVSFDHGYYLLVKSIQELREKKYGLVTVGIGGPSGSGKTSLAEKVASVIGCNVISMENYRDGVDEGNDLDSIDFDLLVQNLEDLTNGKDTMIPVFDFHLKKRVSSKVIKSASSGVVIIDGTYALHAKLRSLLDIRVAVVGGVHFNLLSKVRHDIGDSCSLDYLIDSIFPLFRKHIEPDLHHAQIRINNSFVSSFREAIYKLKCRSEFPDVHSAHPFQGNKTHTDNFIEMYLRPPSASEEARINDWIKVRQSGIKYYLSLGDQRIVDKNFIIRPKAEFEVGRMTLGGLLDLGYTVVVGYKRASIFVNKGNVSVSLETIDSLGETFMVLRSSNRKTVGEEVLRMGIRASWITKSYLEMILERKGVPRLNTPPLLPNTSLASNQEKVIIAPRPIRVASNPVSRLEDLSQPWTRSPTKSQMEPVVATWQFISPPQSDSLATDPASFRDSLRLAPMPDSCDLDRGLLLAVQAIQALLENKGLPIIVGIGGPSGSGKTSLAHKMANIVGCEVISLESYYKSEQVKDFKYDDFSTLDLSLLSKNIDDMRNGRRTKVPLFDLETGARSGFKELQVSEDCGVKGKVPCVLGWISTVTVFSFEADSFYSSQIIFEGVYALHPDIRKSLDLWIAVVGGVHSHLISRVQRDKCKAGCFMSQNDIMMTVFPMFQQHIEPHLVHAHLKIRNDFDPVLSPESSLFVLKSNKQVAYQDILKLLESSKVCSSIQNFIDIYLRLPGIPSNGQLTESDCIRVRICEGRFALLIREPIREGNFIIQPKVDFDISISTVAGLLNLGYQAMAYIEASAYIYQDGKILIEVDHLQDAPCPYLQIKGVDKEAVAAAGSMLELNESYTTKSYLQIVLESLPVNRSSGLIHNHQAARLQELVEFIQSQGSSTASESSPSREASSPLEGIIEDMQSRIRRLERWLAINTVLWTFFVSALVGYSLYRTKRQ